In a single window of the Flavobacteriales bacterium genome:
- the pth gene encoding aminoacyl-tRNA hydrolase, with protein MKKFVIVGLGNIGSEYENTRHNIGFKVVEALAKKYQGKWETSKNSYRSEIKIKGRTAVLVKPTTYMNLSGKAVKHHLTAEKVPQEQLMVITDDLSLDFGAIRIRGKGSAGGHNGHKHIIETLRSEAYPRLRFGISADYSKGRQVDYVLGEWSYEEELELENLIEHCIKAMESFVFRGLGDCMNNYNKKA; from the coding sequence ATGAAAAAATTTGTAATAGTTGGACTAGGAAATATAGGTTCAGAATACGAAAACACTAGACATAATATCGGTTTTAAAGTCGTGGAAGCTTTGGCAAAAAAATACCAAGGCAAATGGGAAACCAGTAAAAACTCTTACCGATCAGAAATCAAAATAAAAGGACGAACGGCTGTATTGGTAAAACCCACTACCTATATGAATTTGAGTGGTAAAGCCGTAAAACATCACCTCACAGCCGAAAAAGTACCTCAAGAGCAATTGATGGTAATTACCGATGATCTTTCACTAGATTTTGGAGCCATCAGAATAAGAGGAAAAGGATCTGCAGGAGGTCATAATGGACACAAGCACATTATAGAAACCCTACGTTCTGAAGCTTACCCTCGTTTGCGTTTTGGAATATCAGCAGATTATTCAAAGGGCAGACAAGTGGATTATGTACTTGGAGAATGGAGTTATGAAGAAGAATTGGAGCTAGAAAACCTGATAGAACACTGCATAAAAGCTATGGAAAGCTTTGTTTTTAGAGGACTTGGAGACTGTATGAATAATTACAATAAGAAGGCTTGA